A genome region from Chryseobacterium sp. G0186 includes the following:
- a CDS encoding alkaline phosphatase, whose protein sequence is MDRRKFLKGSVLLSGLLSLSPLELWSSQKSIEQPNIGKAKNIIFMVSDGMSLGTLSMADLYSKNILGKGSHWLSLYHEKKVSRALMDTASASSIVTDSAAASSAFGGGIRVKNGVLNIGPNGEKHIPIWQKFKKAGKKVGCVTTVTITHATPAGFCINSEKRNAEPQIAEMYADLEIDVLMGGGDEFFNPDKREDQKDLYSVYRKKNYQIIKERNDLKSIKKGEKLLGIFSTGALPYSIDKAHLSEHKNSPTLAEMAETAIDQMKEHPNGFVLQIEGGKVDWAAHANDVAALIHDQLAFDEAVKKVMDFAEKDGNTLVIITTDHGNANPGTIYGSDATRNFNSISDYQYTNEYILNKIHKDYSTKDMKEWIYEGNKIVLNDDEAKHLLSFYNGLEKEEGLYNYKKLPFKLYSEIQKSRNSVGWISMDHSGDYVEVAAYGPGSEHLQPFIKNTDLHYLMLKASPI, encoded by the coding sequence ATGGATAGACGAAAATTTCTCAAGGGTTCAGTATTACTTTCAGGGTTGTTGTCTCTTTCGCCCTTAGAACTTTGGAGTTCTCAAAAGAGTATAGAGCAGCCCAATATTGGAAAAGCAAAAAACATCATATTCATGGTGAGTGACGGAATGAGTCTTGGGACGCTTTCAATGGCGGATCTTTATTCAAAAAATATTTTAGGAAAAGGAAGCCACTGGCTTAGTCTGTATCATGAGAAAAAAGTTTCACGGGCCTTAATGGATACTGCTTCGGCAAGCTCAATTGTAACAGATTCTGCAGCGGCAAGTTCAGCCTTCGGAGGAGGAATAAGAGTAAAAAACGGAGTGTTGAATATTGGCCCCAATGGTGAAAAGCACATTCCTATATGGCAGAAGTTTAAAAAAGCAGGAAAAAAAGTGGGATGTGTGACAACGGTTACCATTACTCATGCTACTCCCGCGGGCTTTTGCATTAATTCTGAGAAAAGAAATGCAGAACCTCAAATCGCTGAAATGTATGCAGACCTGGAAATAGACGTTCTGATGGGTGGTGGGGATGAATTTTTCAATCCTGATAAAAGGGAAGACCAAAAAGACCTCTATTCCGTTTACAGAAAAAAGAATTACCAGATTATAAAAGAACGTAATGATCTGAAATCCATAAAAAAGGGAGAAAAGCTATTGGGAATCTTCAGTACAGGAGCCTTGCCCTACAGCATTGATAAAGCCCATCTTTCAGAACATAAAAACAGTCCTACTTTAGCAGAAATGGCAGAAACGGCTATTGATCAGATGAAGGAACATCCTAATGGTTTTGTTCTTCAGATAGAAGGCGGAAAAGTAGACTGGGCGGCTCATGCCAATGATGTGGCTGCACTGATTCATGATCAGCTTGCTTTTGATGAAGCAGTGAAAAAAGTAATGGATTTTGCCGAAAAAGACGGAAACACGCTGGTTATCATTACTACAGACCACGGAAATGCCAATCCCGGAACGATTTATGGTTCTGATGCAACCCGTAATTTCAACAGTATTTCAGATTATCAATATACCAATGAGTATATCCTGAATAAAATTCACAAGGATTATTCTACTAAGGATATGAAAGAATGGATATACGAAGGCAACAAAATTGTTCTGAATGATGATGAGGCCAAGCACCTGCTCAGTTTTTACAACGGACTTGAAAAGGAAGAAGGACTATATAATTATAAGAAATTACCGTTTAAACTCTATTCTGAGATTCAGAAAAGCAGAAATTCGGTAGGGTGGATCAGCATGGATCATTCAGGAGATTATGTAGAAGTGGCGGCGTATGGCCCCGGAAGTGAGCATTTGCAGCCCTTCATTAAAAATACAGATCTTCATTATTTAATGTTAAAAGCATCTCCAATATAA
- a CDS encoding alpha/beta fold hydrolase — translation MKHKIITIITLVLSLVLFGQDKPCDEYGQAREIIKDLDSIVGPNGIQERYKATVGGVQQWVYVRGQNKGNPVILFVHGGPASPIAPVMWMFQRPIEEYFTVVNYDQRASGKTYNANDTLALKNTININQYVDDAIQMAELIKKKYNKKKLILIGHSWGTIISMKAALKRPDLFYAYIGIGQIINTKDNERLSVDFAVKEATRLKNEVALKELASIAPYPGNTPITRPRIIIARKWPQYYGGLTAYRNNSRYFFQAPLLSPEYSYNDAEAIGKGSLFTLSKVLPEFLDTNFKNIKTFPIPVFMFMGRHDYTTPSEPTSQWLQNVKAPFKKGIWFENSAHLIPIEEPGKMLVTLLNDVQPVCK, via the coding sequence ATGAAGCATAAAATCATAACAATCATTACCCTAGTGCTTTCATTGGTGTTGTTTGGACAGGATAAACCTTGTGATGAGTACGGACAGGCCAGAGAAATCATTAAGGATCTCGACTCTATTGTAGGCCCGAATGGAATTCAGGAAAGGTATAAGGCTACTGTGGGAGGTGTTCAGCAATGGGTTTATGTACGTGGTCAGAACAAGGGAAATCCGGTAATATTATTTGTGCACGGAGGTCCTGCCTCTCCTATTGCTCCGGTGATGTGGATGTTTCAAAGACCAATTGAAGAATATTTTACAGTGGTGAACTATGATCAGAGGGCATCGGGAAAAACCTATAATGCCAATGATACCTTAGCCTTAAAAAATACAATCAACATCAATCAATATGTGGATGATGCGATACAAATGGCAGAACTGATTAAGAAAAAGTACAATAAGAAAAAATTAATTCTCATAGGACATAGCTGGGGAACCATCATTTCCATGAAAGCAGCATTAAAAAGACCAGATTTGTTCTATGCCTATATAGGAATTGGACAAATTATTAATACCAAGGATAATGAACGGTTGAGTGTTGATTTTGCTGTAAAGGAAGCGACAAGGCTTAAAAATGAGGTTGCCTTAAAAGAACTGGCCTCTATTGCTCCTTATCCTGGAAATACCCCGATTACCCGACCAAGAATCATCATTGCAAGAAAATGGCCTCAGTATTATGGAGGATTAACTGCCTACAGGAATAATTCCAGGTATTTCTTTCAAGCTCCATTATTGTCTCCGGAGTATTCCTATAATGATGCTGAAGCCATTGGTAAAGGAAGTCTGTTTACCCTTTCAAAAGTTCTTCCGGAGTTTCTTGATACTAATTTTAAAAATATTAAAACTTTCCCAATTCCGGTTTTTATGTTTATGGGAAGACATGATTATACCACTCCATCAGAACCTACTTCCCAATGGCTTCAAAATGTAAAGGCTCCTTTTAAAAAGGGAATATGGTTTGAAAACTCTGCCCATTTAATTCCTATTGAAGAACCCGGAAAAATGCTGGTGACCTTATTAAACGACGTACAGCCTGTTTGTAAATAA
- a CDS encoding MerC domain-containing protein: MKSKILDAVGISAAVLCLIHCIVFPLLLIIPLGISHNPYIDLAFLVIGTWVVFRITRQMTNPWLSFLFWISILLISISVLTDLLFEIHLPLLYIGAVGLIIGHFINFRNHKH, translated from the coding sequence ATGAAGTCAAAAATTCTTGATGCTGTCGGAATTTCAGCTGCTGTTTTATGTCTTATTCATTGTATTGTTTTTCCGTTACTGCTTATTATTCCTCTGGGAATATCGCATAATCCTTATATTGATTTAGCCTTTCTGGTGATCGGAACATGGGTGGTTTTTAGAATAACAAGACAAATGACCAATCCTTGGTTATCATTTTTATTCTGGATCTCAATTCTTCTGATTTCAATTTCAGTCTTAACCGATTTATTATTTGAAATCCATCTTCCTCTACTATATATTGGAGCTGTAGGTTTAATCATAGGACATTTTATCAATTTTAGAAATCATAAACATTAA
- a CDS encoding GTP-binding protein — protein MTKKLPVTVLSGFLGAGKTTLLNHILHNKQGLKVAVIVNDMSEINIDARLVENQSTLSRTEEKLVEMSNGCICCTLREDLMIEVERLAHENRFDYLLIESTGISEPIPVAQTFTYIDEESGIDLSRFSYIDTMVTVVDCFNFMKDFASNERLEDRDLTDMEGDHRTIVNLLTDQIEFANVIILNKTDLIDPETLGFLKSAIKKLNPEARILQSEFSKIDPKHILNTQIFDFDKAQSSAGWQKELQSDHHTPETEEYGISSMVFRDKKPFHPMRLWNFLNHYPEGILRAKGLFWLASRPGDALNFSQAGGSFRLEKAGVWWGSMPMSHRVQYASFIENQEFIERRWDKNWGDRINELVFIGQNLDKEQMQQDLSDCLINDQEKILLDKNQEFEDPFPQNI, from the coding sequence ATGACTAAGAAACTTCCTGTAACCGTGCTCAGTGGTTTTCTCGGAGCCGGAAAAACAACTTTACTGAATCATATCCTGCATAATAAGCAGGGTCTGAAAGTTGCGGTAATTGTTAATGACATGAGTGAGATCAACATAGATGCACGTCTTGTGGAAAATCAAAGCACCCTATCAAGAACTGAAGAAAAACTGGTAGAAATGAGCAACGGATGTATTTGCTGTACACTGAGGGAAGATCTGATGATAGAGGTGGAACGTTTAGCCCATGAGAACCGATTTGATTACCTCTTGATTGAAAGTACCGGAATCAGTGAGCCTATTCCTGTGGCACAAACCTTTACTTATATTGATGAAGAGAGCGGAATTGATCTTTCCCGTTTCAGTTATATCGATACCATGGTGACTGTGGTAGATTGCTTTAATTTCATGAAGGATTTTGCCTCCAACGAACGATTAGAAGATCGTGATCTTACTGATATGGAGGGAGACCATCGGACAATTGTTAATCTTCTGACTGATCAGATTGAGTTTGCCAATGTTATCATTTTGAATAAAACAGATCTCATTGATCCGGAAACACTGGGATTTTTAAAATCAGCTATAAAGAAATTAAATCCGGAGGCCAGAATTCTGCAGTCAGAATTTAGTAAAATAGATCCCAAACATATTTTAAATACACAAATTTTTGATTTTGATAAAGCTCAGTCTTCCGCAGGCTGGCAAAAAGAACTTCAGTCTGATCATCATACACCGGAAACAGAAGAATATGGAATAAGTTCTATGGTATTCAGAGATAAAAAACCATTTCATCCTATGAGATTATGGAATTTTCTTAATCATTATCCGGAAGGAATCCTAAGAGCCAAGGGTTTATTCTGGCTGGCCTCCAGACCAGGAGATGCGCTGAACTTTTCCCAGGCAGGAGGTTCATTTCGTTTGGAAAAAGCAGGAGTCTGGTGGGGAAGCATGCCTATGAGCCATAGAGTGCAATATGCATCATTTATAGAAAATCAGGAGTTTATTGAAAGAAGATGGGATAAAAACTGGGGTGACAGAATCAATGAGCTTGTTTTTATCGGGCAAAACCTGGACAAAGAGCAAATGCAGCAGGACCTTAGCGACTGCCTTATCAATGATCAGGAAAAGATATTATTGGATAAAAACCAGGAATTTGAAGACCCATTTCCTCAAAATATTTAA
- a CDS encoding Fur family transcriptional regulator gives MKQIRNTHAKTEILNLINGSDIALTHSDIQKKLGDLCNRVTIYRVLERLENEGAIHKIVNVDGVVNFAKCIGKCTHEQHFHNHVHFNCKKCHSVTCIENAIPEISLPDHFVTEEYNFVISGICPKCVDA, from the coding sequence ATGAAACAGATAAGAAATACGCACGCAAAAACGGAAATTTTAAACCTTATAAATGGTTCAGATATAGCCCTAACCCACTCTGATATTCAGAAAAAATTAGGAGATCTCTGCAATAGGGTTACCATTTACAGGGTGTTGGAAAGGCTTGAAAATGAGGGCGCTATTCATAAGATCGTCAATGTAGATGGGGTGGTGAATTTTGCAAAATGCATTGGTAAATGTACCCATGAGCAGCATTTTCACAATCACGTTCACTTTAATTGCAAAAAATGTCACTCTGTAACCTGCATTGAAAATGCGATCCCGGAAATTAGTCTGCCGGATCATTTTGTTACTGAAGAATACAACTTTGTAATCAGTGGAATTTGCCCGAAATGTGTGGATGCTTAA